Below is a genomic region from Salvelinus sp. IW2-2015 linkage group LG18, ASM291031v2, whole genome shotgun sequence.
atgaaagtcacaAATTTAGACTGTGTTAAAAATCATATTGGGAAAACCCTCACAGAACCATTTAGAAAACAACTAACACAGAACCATTTAACTATCATACGGTATGACAACATTCTTCTTTAGTTTGTTTTGggccaaaaataaaaacaaatacaaactgGTATAAAAGACTGTTATTGTAGCTTAATATTGGAAAACTGCATATGTAAATGGAATTTGCATGTTAAATACCTGTGTTCCTCATGAGTATCTGCAAATGGAAAAAGAGACCTGCGATATTTCCGTAAACAGAAATGTTATATTTGACAAAGGGCCGAATTAACTCCAAGTTCACCAGGCCGTCCTGAACTGACAGTCTGTCACCTGAATTGCACAAGCTGTAGTGCTTGATAACTCTAAGTCTACACACTGTGACACAAGTCTACCCAAAACAAGCAAATAAGAAAACACAAAATCAAAAAAGSTACCATCATGTTACACCCTTGGCCAACCACTCAAAAGCTTTGTATGTATTGTGTCAATTACCTCCAGTAGCTAAACATTTGTGATGTGTTACCCAAACATTAACAGACTCATTTTCTGTGCTTTTTTTGGGATTACTATTGCAGATAAATGTGAGAAAATGTGGCTAAAAAATAAAATTCTGCTCCTTAGTAATCTCATGGATATTTGTTCCTCTGATCATTTCTATTGGAATTTAGAACTTGGAGATTCAATTTTAATTTAGTGCATAAGTAAGAATGAAAATGTATacatgtgtatgtttttgttttcctccCTCTGAGAGGCATCAGATGTTCAGTTGGATTTACatgaacaacaaccacaacacaaacagGACAGAAGAGGGTGAAACAAACAAACTGAACCAAGACAATAAAAAACAAGGAgaacaacaaaacaaatcaaaatcctTTGAGAAACATCATTCCAAAACGTTTTTGTCCACACTCTCCTTCCCATTGGTCCGTGAGTAAGGTTCAAAAGCAGAAGAGCTCAGGTAGCGGGCAGACAGTTCCTGCAGGTTCCCGGCCAGGGAGCCGGCCATGGAGAGCGGGTTGGAGGACATGCGGGTGGCCACGCTGCCAAGCAGAGAGGGCATGGGGAAGCTGAACAGGCCGTGAGCTGATGGGGAGTTCTGGAGGCCTGCCACCGTCCCTGAGCTCGTCACTATAGGTAGAGGGGGACTGCCGCCGGCCGTCCCTGAGCTGgcaccactgctgctgctgctgcttccgtTGCTGACCATGCCCATGGAGGGTCCTCGCAGGGCGGCACCCAGGGTGCCGTTGCCACAGTGCTGCAGGAGCCCCGGCAGGCCTGGTGGCGTGAGGAGCCGGCCCTGCTCCAGAAGTCTCAATACACTGCAGGTGGCCGCCGTCTCCGACACCACCGAGCGCAGCTCTGAATCTTTGCCCTGGTCCTTCTTCTGCTTTGTGCGTCGGTTCTGGAACCAAACTTTAACCTTGAGGGGAGGACAAAAAAACGCTCCAAAATCAGCCAGAAAATAAGTAGTAGAAACCTTCAGCAACAGGGTCTATTtgcaaaagccaagttaacataCTTTGGTTAATATGTATTATTTTCTAATATCTGTAGGCATTTATTGCAACACCAATGTTTGCAGAAAATTACTGAATAATTTGGATTGTTGTAAATAATTACTAATTCCCTTGTGATCTCAGTATAGGTCACTTGATGTCCACATGAATTGAATTGTGATAGTAATAACATTGGTAGCACGATCAGGGACTTAGACCAGGGGGCCCGGCTTCTACCTCTTGACAGATTTAGTAGCTAATTTACAGAAATACGGATTAAATCAAAACCTAATGCCTTGTAAATATTTACATATCAATGTCACATTAATGGATGTTATCAGAGTCACACYTATACAATACAGTACTGTTTGTGGTCTAAACTTGAACAAAACTTTCTGTAATGGGAGCCATAAATTACTTTATAACATATTTTTCTTCTAGTGAAATGCAGACTGTAAGGTAAAGTAGCTAgaaattaataaaatgtatttccatgacCTTAgacattttatgaaatgttttaataattaATGAACTCAAAGACATGAAAGTAACAAAAGCAGGGTCATATAGTAAtgagtatatatgtatgtgtggctGAAGTATACTGTTAGAAGGACATGAGTATAACAAAGTAAAGTGTGCATACAGATAAACATGGCTATTGTATTCCTATTCATGTGGATAAAGAAAAAACGTGTTTGTGAAGAGGCCATTTTGACGGTGAAGAAGTAATGTCACTGCATTTGGATTGCACATGTTTGATTGTCATTCAACAATGAAAATAGACATCTCTTTTCCCATTTGCATTTCATATATTTCTATTTTATATATTCTATTCCTTTTCCAAAAAGGATAATAggagtttgtattttttttgcagttttcttCATGTATTTCCCCACCTCTATCAAGTCTGTGGCAATTAAACCTGATTGCTTTCATACGGACCATAATTAGAGTGAATGTGTCTCAATCAATGAGCCTCCAYCTACAGTACCTCAAACTGCAGCTACTTCAATCACATCTGAATAGCATGTTTTCCTCCATGTACTTGTTGTAGATAAACAACTCAGTAATTCTCAAGGTTAGTTGGTCAATCGTAAATCTATTTTACACTCTGGAAGTAAGGAATTACATTATTACCATATTCCCTCATGTTATAAGAATATCCTAAATTATCGGTGAACATCTTTTATCTGAGAGGATACATTTTCAACAAGGTCCAACGAGGGGCTCTGAAGCCAGCAAGCCAAACAAAGATGATTAGGGGTGTACACTTCAGCATATGGCAGTCGTTTCTTAATGTAACACCCCAAGAGTGCATTGGAACAAAATGTTAATTTCATGATGCCATCATTAGAGACCACTTCATCAACGAATGAAGGAGACATTTGAAGATTTAATGCAATCAAGGAGCATGGCGGCGTGCAACATTTAATGTTGCATGTGAAAATACATTAAGACATTCAAGCCTATTGTCCTCCCTATGAATGGGGACCTAAGGGCTGTGTGAAGTCTAAAGCACCATTATTCTATTCTAAAAACCACCAAAGAATTCTGAATTCATTGTGTGCTGACATGGTAAACTACATGAATACTGTAGCTGCATACAAAATAAAAgcatcaaatgtattggtcaggaaaacatttatttatcattgtaaaatgtatatatgtatgtgtatatatatatatatatatatatatatatatatatatatgtatatgtatatgtatatatatatgtatatactcaCACACTAAAGTAGAAATTCCCCGAGGTCAATATGAATATTTCTTGTAATGATCAGAAATGCGTGACAGAAACACGTGTCTGTGCTGTGACTCAGAAGATAACTTTGCATAATGCTCCAGTCTGACCTCTGTCCAAAGTCAAGCTTGTTTAGGCCCACTGAAACATTCATGAGGTACGTAATAAACATATAAGGTAAATGTGGCTGACTATGCCATTAGCCAGCTTGCAAGATAAACTAAGAAATAAAATTGTGCTACAAATATTTGGGACTAAGCTCTGAAGCAGAGAGCAAGATTTCCCTGAAGTGAAAATTATACATTGGAGGCTGACTAAGCTTGGTATCTCGTCGAGAACGAGCAGACAAGTGCAAATACAGTTCACCCACAGTGGGCGCAGTGTGACCTTTCCCTGACCCCACTGCTAAGCATGAGGTGAAagcacttttttctttttttaaggcCTGTGGACTAGAAACATACTGTTTCTGCACTGAAAATGAGCCTCCTTAATGTAACAATTTAGGCTAACAAGGTTATAGAATTTGTTGGGATAGCAGTGATATGAGATGCATAGTTCACTAGGCTAAATACAATGAAAGAGATTTGATTTGAGTTWTGTATAGGATCATAACTTAACAATACTATGCTAGAGCTATATGATCAGTGAAGCAGTCTGCCTTTTTCTAAATGATCTTTAACTAATCAGTCAGCTAAATAGAAAATGCCAGGGTTATAGTAAAACTTATAAAGATTGTATTGGAATGGGATATGCTTACAGAAGTCTGATGAGAATATAGAAAGCATTGCGTAAGTGAGATAAGTGTGTGTAATCATACACtctatttttcacatttgaaataCATAAGGGTCGTTCCACGAATAGAGTGCCCTTTATGTCCTTGTGAGATTATCTGTGTACATTTTGATAAACCACTAAATACTCCAATAGTAMTGTTTTCATGTTTGTCCGACTTCTAGGAAGATTGTAACCCacttaatttatttgtattttatttWgctaggcaagtcagttaagaacaaattcWtattttcaatgaaggcctaggaacagtgggttaYCTGCCTTGTRCAGGAGCAGAARgacagatttttaacttgtcagctcggggatWCGAtttggcaacctttcggttactagtccaacgctctaaccactaggctacctgccgccccttaacCCCAAGAATTcaccaagttttcaccatcattgtaaagccctagttctTTTGTTGCTTTGAAAAAGTAACTTCTGAAGAGGATTATTTATTCATTGTGATTTAGTGATTAATATTAAACATCTAACATTGAACATCTTATAGTCAAATAATATTGtaaaaagcaggtgagctggttctactccttttggccattttctggggTTTTGTGGTAGAAAAATGAGTGCAACGAGCATACCATGTCACGCCTGTTACACGAGATCGATAGGCTAGCTCAATTTTTTGgaaagcttgcattcaattgcccctccctgttgtacacaacaagcttccatttcccCTGTCTCAAGGGgagttatggctgatttaagatgaaatcgtcaactttgttacggtcaaccctgttacggtcagcccTATTACTTTAATTGCCACTTTTATAGTCTTTTCTATTTTACTTAACCTCTTGACATTGGAAAACctattttttatgaagttgaacaagtgctctttatgacagaatgttaaaatgggATGAAAaaaattctgttattttctacAAAATTACACTACCCAAAAGGCACTCTATTCGTGGAATGACCCATAACATATCTATAATAACACAGAAAGTGGATTTGGTATGTATTTACTGATGGCCAGAgtgaaatatgtacatgtattgtGTTGCTTGAATTTACCTGCGTTTCAGATAGATTTAGCTGGCGGGCCAGTTCTGTTCGTTCCCTCCCAACCACATACTGGCACCTCTGGAACTCCATCTCCAGACGATAGAGTTGCTCTGCAGTGAAAGAGGTCCGGGTTCGTTTGGGACGGTCCAAATCCAGTCCCTTTGGCAGAATGATCTCTCGGATAGACCCTTTTGCATCTACAAAAAAGAACAAGTGACCATTGAAGATTTGTCAATGATAACTATATTCAAAATGTAGAAACACTTTTGGCTCATCATTATCACAACATCAGAATGACCATTCATCATTTTTAGTAATGTGTGTAGGCCTTCTGTTGTCCATGAAATGACCGATTACCGTCAATGAAAGACTTAGGTCTTGCTGCAGTGCATAGGATAAAGCTATATGGAGATATCGAGGATGATTTCATGTTTGCAAAATTGAAAAATTAACCATCCAGGTATGCACATGAGTATGGTACATTATTTATATGAATGCATCAAATGCACAACATCAACCACAGTAATATGCATAACTTAAATTAATACACTGACATTTTCCCAACCAACTAGTGTACTTTCCAAACATACTAGGGGATAACCTCAACCACATTAAAAGCAGTCAAAAAAAACTATTAATTCATTTGAAAAAGCACCGTTTACAGAAGAAAGTTGATCAAACgtataaaacaaatacaaaatacaatgatacattattttatttcattgtgATCATTTCCTTTGGTCAACCCATTTAATTGCATCAATACTCTAGTCTAGATTATCATATTTTAGCATCTCAATCAGTACTCTCTCCTAAATAGTAAACTAACCTCAAAATAGTTGTTTTCCCTATAGTTTTCTACAATCAAAATGTAATGTGTAATTTAAAAAGTTGTACTATTGTCATGTAAACGGAAAATAATTAAAGGATATACTTTTAGATAACGTGATATTAATTTTATAACTGTATGAGCTTTTAATGACTtaataaaaagagagaaatgaGGAAAGAtaataaggaaaatgttttttcttAAGAATTTACTCAATGAACTAAaataaattattactttttaaaTTGTGATTATTTCTCCCATCATCTAAAAGCAGCAAAATATAACCTGAAAGTATAAACATTTATGTTTGAATTTAGTTGTCATTTCGTTGCTAAATTATTTCCATAACAATTAGCAAGGATATATTCATGTTTTCAAACAGTCTCAATGTTTGACCAACTGTGttaaacagattaaataaatgatgtgcGCTTATTCTCCTACAATTTAGCCCTGAGGCCAGACGACACTCAGAAAGAGTACTAAAACAAcataacaattaactcatttaTTTGTATTAACTGCATATGAAATACCTTATATTATTTAGAACAAGATGATGTAAGCAAATGCATTTTACGTACATTATTTTACTCATTCATCATCTGTATCAGAATAAGATAAGATAGTGAAAACCTGGGTATCTTATGATTTGAAACTTCTGTGAATATTGCTTTCAAATGAAATAGTATTTTCATGGAGAGAGATTATATAAAGTAGCATGAAATTCATCCTTCATTTTAAAACCAAATGTACAGTACTTAATATCTTAAATAAATGTGCTCGATGATTCTAGAAGTGTGCTGTATAATTCAATGTCAGAATAAACACAATTGTTGTGAATGCAAACCATTTTGATAGGAGTATATCACAGGGGTAAAATGCATAACATTCACAATTCATAAAAATGTGCAGATAGTACATTTTTATAAAagtgcaaaaaaaatgtatgtttgtatTTACTTTAAATTCAAAATGGTTTAAGAAAAAAGCCcaaaattattttacaatgactaaAACTACCATGAGACAGATAAGAGTGAGTGggggtgtgttttttggatttttttcttctttggcaTAATGTTGCACTCTCACCCGAGAACGCCCCGGAAGCTGCAAAAGGGACTATAGCGCATTGTTAACTGATAGTGCCTAATTTCCTTTTTCTGAAGATGAACGAGTgataaaaacaacaaataaaccaAATAGCACTCGGGAGAAATTTGCTGCCTTGTGTCAAATATATAAAGTCGAATTAATATATTGAATGATTCTAATGATTGACAAATTTTAGCGATCCAATACCTCAAATatattgtacatacagtataaaaaCAGAGCATTTGGTTGGGAACAATTTAGCAGTATGTCTGTGAAACCAaaagctatttctatgcttcttgAGTCTACACAAAGCCAATACCAGAATCCCATATCCAAAACATCCATCTGGCAATTCAGCATATCTCACATAGCAAATGATCTTATATCATCCTGTGGATACATATAAAGTAAAGCAATGAGCAAACAGAGTCCATACACTGCAACAGAAGTAAATATGAGTGGACATCCTCTCACCTCGGACAAGTATTCTCCTGCAGTAGTCCGGGTCCCCTGTGCTCCCCCGGTTTTTCTCACAGCTTTCCACCGTCCCAGATGGCGAGAAGGACTCCTGCTGATCCTTTAGGAAGGTTTTGGAAAGGTTTCCCTGGGAATCCTTGCCGTCTTTCCCATCCTTTATGCCGTTCTTCAGCCCCATCCCTGGTTCAGGCTCTTGGTTGTATCTGACCTCCATACTAACTTATCGTCTTCaatgtttctttctttttttcctttgtcAGTTGAAAAAAACTGTGATTACAGAGAGTGTTGCACGTTGTGTTGTCTCAACAGTGTGGCTTTGTTTTAAAACAGCACCTTTTAGACCAGAGAGTCACCTACCTAATGTTCGGGGAACGCTTGCCTCACCTGCCAAGGTGCCCTATTATCGTTGTCCAACTCACTTGCCCAATGATCATGGACTTATCACTGAAACTCAACAGCCTTGTTACATACACATCAGGCTGATAGATGATCTCCAAATAATCAGAGCCATGGACCGACGCACGCTCACTGTTTCAATTGATTACGGTCATTTTGCTGCCTCCACATTTGCGTAGCCTCATGAATACACTAAATTGTTTGGGAAATATATCAGGTCCTAATGGAGGGGTTTGCTCGCTCCGTCCCTCTCTGTCAGCCAGCTCTCAGCCAGGGAATCAAGAGAAATGATTGGTCTCACTTTGCAAAAAAGCCTTCCtgagcacacagacacaatcacagGGGTACGACACTTCCAGAAAAGTTCCCAGGCACTTCATTCTTCGATCCCCGAAACATGGCCAGCCATTTTCAGCGTTCTCCGATGTTGGTTGTCTGGCCACGATGGCTAACTTTAAATCGCATTTACTGTGCCTTTCGCCAATGATCGTCCCTCTGCAACATACAGCTCTCACCGCTATAGTGCTATCCCTGgcgagtgggagggagagagggatagagagagagagagatagagagagaaagtgagagcgagatgagagagagagagaacaagagagaacgaagagaacgagagagactgagatagagagaataaaggagaggcagagagacagaggatacaGAAAAAAGTGAATCCACCCCAATTGGAATTTGTACTGGCCACGACAGCTGATTCACAAAATTCACCCGGCTCTGCTTCACAGGAACTGTGTTAAAGTTTCCTGTGTTGACCCACGTCACTCAGCACGACAAACAACAGCACGAAGAGTAGCCCACAGGTCCTTGTCATTAACGCTGCGTCCCCACCATTCATATATATGCACCACAGAAGCAGTCTGTTGCACTAATACAATCTTAACCTGCAcgatctgaaaaacacaaaaatgggACAAAACTTGTCATTAGTGCCTACACTAACACCCCTGGAACAGGCCCCCCTCTCCAGCACTCTCCTTCCACCCTGCTACCCACCCACCAACTTTTAGCTATTTTCATTGTCAGAGCAACAATATCTCAGGGAACAGCAGTTGCCAGTAATCCAATAAGACCATTGATTAGGCTACAATGACTCAATTCAAACCAATGGCCTTGTGCAAGGAACATTCTCCGGCCCTTCTCGTCACCTTGTGGGGCCAGAAGCCCTCTTCAAGCTGCCCCCCTCCCTGAACACCATTCATTCCTTTATGGGaaacagagaggaaaaggagTGAAAGATGGCAATTATCTAATTGGACTATTAACAAACAATTCTGTGAGTGTGGCTGCCAGGCAGCAAACTTGGGGTGGGTTTAAGGGCCGCATGTTGGACTAACTTTATTCACTGAGTGTTTGGGGGTGGCTGATTGGAGTGGAGAAGGAGCGATTGTTAACTAAAGGTAAAAGGGGGCTAAAAAGAAAGTGACTGAAGGGGACTTCTGCTTCTCAAGCTGTGTTGCTGAGCTTCAGCCTGGGAAACAGCTTGTACACGCAGCACTGTGGCCTCTCGGGTTCCAACAATGGCTCATCTTGAAAAATCCGGTCCTCAATGGCCAGTTCTACAGCAATATTGCAAAGACAGTACCGCAGAATAGCATGAATATAATGTTAAAATGCAAATTCCATGTTAAAGACCGGAAAATAGTATGCACATTCAACATTTTGAGTATTCGAAAATCAATGGGTGGGCTTGTTGGGAAATGAAATGCTCTATTTTTTTGCCTTAGCTACTTGCATGTCATTTCACAGGCTTCACAGCTAGTTttccaattcattccaatgtTTTCATCacaatgtgtttgttgtgtttctcATTTTTAATGATGAGCTCACTTGAAAGCTTTGCATACATCAAACAAGGTAGTAAAAGAGCACAGCAGTAACAGTAGCTCTGTACCTGTGTAGTAATGTTGTAATTACTAACGTAACAACATTGTATTAACATGCGGTTAATCACTTTGTAATGGTTATGAGCGTTCTTTGTTAGTGAAATAAGGAACAGTCAAGATAcagacacactagacccactccatttgacataccgccccaacagatccacagatgacgcaatctcaattgcacttcacactgccctctcccacctggacaagaggggaaataactatgtgagaatgctgttcatagactacagctcagcgttcaacactggggaccctgggactgaacacctccctctgtaactggatcctggacttctggcCCAAAGTGGTCAGTGTAGGCAACAACgcctccgccatgctgaccctcagcACGGAGCCTCTCAATGGtgtgtgcttagtctcctcctgtactccctgttcacccacgactacatggccacgcacgactccaaccaCATCATCAAGTTAGCTGACAGTAGATAGATAGACTGGTAGATCACCGAcggtgatgagacagcctacagggaggaggtcagagacttggcagtgtggtgccatgacaacaacctctccctcagagGTAGTAAAGCGCTAAAGAGGGTGGTGCGAcg
It encodes:
- the vax1 gene encoding ventral anterior homeobox 1, with translation MEVRYNQEPEPGMGLKNGIKDGKDGKDSQGNLSKTFLKDQQESFSPSGTVESCEKNRGSTGDPDYCRRILVRDAKGSIREIILPKGLDLDRPKRTRTSFTAEQLYRLEMEFQRCQYVVGRERTELARQLNLSETQVKVWFQNRRTKQKKDQGKDSELRSVVSETAATCSVLRLLEQGRLLTPPGLPGLLQHCGNGTLGAALRGPSMGMVSNGSSSSSSGASSGTAGGSPPLPIVTSSGTVAGLQNSPSAHGLFSFPMPSLLGSVATRMSSNPLSMAGSLAGNLQELSARYLSSSAFEPYSRTNGKESVDKNVLE